In one Stenotrophomonas maltophilia genomic region, the following are encoded:
- a CDS encoding O-antigen ligase family protein, whose translation MNPAAGDLPGAPVGGRQRTAHWLAQIGLFCLPALVLTVPINLLPYGLLLLASTLLAPELLWRARHMGGQPVKVLTWLMLAVLALGLLSVLLFEQGLRDVDNRSRFVVIPWIALWVCALRPDLRWLWRGALAGLLVTFAMSLWQVLQGAPRAELFTNAIVLADIVMVLMVLLVFCRPSRRWSLVIVGMAAGCGTIVLTGSRGVFAALLALLVVLALSLRWRTGTARLSVLAGMLAIGATLLLSVPELRHQVRLSELHSDMQRMEQGDSDSSAGARVERLQVAWDTFLDHPLVGVGIGHFDDAMQRVPVCRENPDEQRCHLGHAHNDVAEWAATQGMPGLLLLLAVYGVPLWVFVRLHRRSGRSTFRGPAAAGIMIVTTYVLCGLTQSMFAHQMTASFYVTIVGLLAGLSILEGARHRGANAG comes from the coding sequence CTGAACCCCGCGGCCGGCGACCTGCCGGGTGCCCCCGTCGGCGGTCGGCAGCGCACGGCGCACTGGCTGGCGCAGATCGGTCTGTTCTGCCTTCCGGCGCTGGTGCTTACCGTGCCAATCAACCTGCTTCCGTATGGCCTGTTGCTGCTGGCCAGCACGCTGCTGGCGCCGGAACTGCTGTGGCGCGCCCGGCACATGGGCGGGCAGCCGGTGAAGGTGCTGACCTGGCTGATGCTCGCGGTGCTGGCACTGGGCCTGCTGTCGGTGCTGCTGTTCGAGCAGGGGCTGCGCGATGTCGACAACCGCTCGCGCTTCGTGGTGATCCCCTGGATCGCCCTGTGGGTCTGCGCGTTGCGCCCGGACCTGCGCTGGCTCTGGCGTGGCGCGCTGGCCGGGCTGCTGGTCACCTTCGCGATGTCGCTGTGGCAGGTACTGCAGGGGGCTCCGCGTGCGGAGCTGTTCACCAATGCCATCGTGCTGGCCGACATCGTGATGGTGCTGATGGTGCTGCTGGTGTTCTGCCGACCTTCGCGACGCTGGTCGCTGGTGATCGTCGGCATGGCGGCCGGCTGTGGAACCATCGTGTTGACCGGCAGCCGTGGCGTGTTCGCGGCGTTGCTGGCTCTGCTGGTGGTGCTCGCGCTGAGCCTGCGCTGGCGGACCGGCACCGCCCGCCTGTCGGTGCTGGCAGGCATGCTGGCGATTGGCGCCACCCTGCTGCTGTCGGTGCCCGAGCTGCGTCACCAGGTGCGGCTGAGCGAGCTGCACAGCGACATGCAGCGCATGGAGCAGGGCGACAGCGACTCTTCCGCCGGTGCCCGCGTGGAGCGTCTGCAGGTTGCCTGGGATACCTTCCTGGACCACCCGCTGGTCGGTGTCGGAATCGGCCACTTCGATGACGCGATGCAGCGTGTGCCGGTCTGCCGCGAGAACCCGGACGAACAGCGCTGCCACCTTGGCCATGCCCATAACGACGTAGCCGAATGGGCCGCCACCCAGGGCATGCCCGGCCTGCTGCTGCTGCTGGCGGTGTATGGCGTTCCGCTGTGGGTGTTCGTGCGCCTGCATCGGCGCAGCGGGCGCAGTACGTTCCGCGGGCCTGCCGCGGCCGGGATCATGATCGTGACCACGTACGTGCTGTGCGGGCTGACCCAGTCGATGTTCGCGCACCAGATGACGGCCAGCTTCTACGTCACCATCGTCGGCCTGCTGGCCGGGTTGTCGATCCTGGAAGGTGCCCGCCACCGCGGGGCCAACGCGGGTTGA